From Candidatus Pedobacter colombiensis, one genomic window encodes:
- the traN gene encoding conjugative transposon protein TraN yields the protein MMRKICAGWISLMILLISGGPLMAQNLVGGVQQAAIAALPLQITFDKTTNLLFPYPIKSVDKGSKGVLAQIAKGVENILQIKAARQGFAETNLTVVTADGKLYSFMLSYTDNPLILTIKIGSNINYPKSDALFSYRSDNEARVSDLTEQISTKKPILKGISDEKYDVAIGMDGVYIKDDKLYFQFSLANNSNVDYGVDAIRFYIRDKKKSKRTASQEIELSPVQVAGNTEIIRGQSRQNFVIALPKFTIPDKKLLFIELMEAGGGRHLSLKVQNKIIVGAKTIM from the coding sequence ATGATGAGAAAGATTTGTGCAGGATGGATATCGCTGATGATCCTTTTAATTTCAGGTGGCCCGCTGATGGCCCAGAACCTTGTTGGTGGTGTGCAACAGGCTGCTATAGCTGCTTTACCACTACAGATCACCTTTGACAAGACCACTAATTTGTTGTTCCCTTATCCGATTAAGAGTGTAGATAAGGGAAGCAAGGGTGTACTCGCCCAGATTGCAAAAGGGGTAGAGAATATTTTGCAGATCAAGGCTGCCAGGCAGGGCTTTGCAGAAACCAACCTTACCGTAGTAACGGCAGATGGCAAGTTATATTCTTTTATGCTAAGTTATACTGACAACCCTTTGATACTTACGATTAAGATCGGCAGCAATATAAACTACCCAAAATCAGATGCGCTGTTTAGTTACCGGAGCGATAACGAAGCCAGGGTAAGTGACCTGACCGAGCAGATCAGTACTAAGAAACCAATACTGAAAGGCATTTCAGATGAAAAGTATGATGTTGCTATTGGGATGGATGGTGTTTACATCAAGGATGACAAATTATATTTCCAGTTCTCCCTTGCCAATAATTCCAATGTGGATTACGGTGTGGATGCGATCCGCTTTTATATCCGTGATAAGAAAAAATCAAAACGTACGGCATCGCAGGAAATTGAGTTAAGCCCTGTACAGGTCGCAGGCAATACCGAAATTATCAGGGGGCAATCCAGACAAAATTTTGTGATCGCTTTGCCCAAGTTCACGATCCCTGATAAGAAACTGCTTTTTATAGAACTGATGGAAGCCGGTGGTGGCAGGCATTTATCGCTTAAGGTGCAAAACAAGATCATTGTTGGCGCTAAAACAATTATGTAA
- the traM gene encoding conjugative transposon protein TraM — translation MENQASNLKKERQKKFLTVLPIIVIPFLTLIFWAMGGGKVEQAKAEASNKKGINNILPDANLKDDKGLDKMSYYDRASKDSVRIGQQSQNDPNYQSGNLPGAYLPNSPYVSAYQPQPVQGLNTSPYTGAGYNDPNEARVLQRLAQLNQAMNQPSPLPTQDNKTTNVMGALDGEAVKRLEAMMQQMQSGSTQEDPETRQLNSMLEKVLDIQHPERVQEKIRKTSEARRNQVFAVSSGMKREVISILDKKVTSAIATSDNGFYSLDEDKGSDAQNAIDAVVHETQVIVNGSTVKLRLLDDVYINGKLIPKDNFIYGTASLSGERLVVKVTGVKYLKSLFPVELSVVDIDGMEGIYVPGAIARDVAKASTERAIQDIGFGSMSDNIGIQAAGAGVEAAKSLFSKKVKLIKVTVKAGYRVLLRDEKQKMENQ, via the coding sequence ATGGAAAATCAAGCCAGCAATTTAAAGAAGGAAAGGCAGAAAAAGTTCCTGACCGTACTGCCCATTATTGTCATCCCATTTTTGACCCTGATATTTTGGGCGATGGGTGGCGGGAAGGTAGAACAGGCCAAAGCGGAGGCATCAAACAAGAAAGGTATTAATAATATACTTCCCGATGCGAACCTAAAGGATGATAAGGGCCTTGATAAGATGAGCTATTATGACCGGGCTTCAAAAGATTCCGTACGGATTGGCCAGCAATCCCAAAATGACCCCAATTACCAATCCGGTAATTTGCCAGGTGCCTATTTACCTAACAGTCCTTACGTTTCAGCTTATCAGCCACAACCGGTGCAGGGCCTCAATACCTCGCCTTATACGGGAGCCGGATACAATGACCCCAATGAAGCAAGGGTCTTACAAAGGCTTGCTCAGCTCAATCAAGCAATGAATCAGCCAAGCCCATTACCTACCCAGGATAATAAAACAACAAATGTCATGGGCGCTTTGGATGGTGAGGCTGTAAAAAGACTGGAGGCTATGATGCAACAGATGCAATCCGGCAGTACACAGGAAGACCCTGAGACCCGGCAGCTCAATAGTATGCTTGAAAAGGTATTGGATATCCAACATCCGGAAAGGGTGCAGGAAAAAATCAGAAAGACATCGGAGGCCAGGCGCAACCAGGTTTTTGCCGTTTCATCGGGAATGAAACGAGAGGTAATCTCCATCCTCGATAAAAAGGTGACATCTGCTATTGCTACCAGTGATAACGGATTCTATTCCCTGGATGAAGATAAAGGTAGTGATGCACAAAATGCCATTGATGCCGTGGTGCATGAAACGCAGGTGATCGTAAATGGTTCTACGGTAAAACTCAGGCTCCTGGATGATGTCTATATCAATGGTAAACTTATCCCTAAAGATAATTTCATCTATGGAACGGCCTCGCTAAGCGGCGAACGCCTCGTCGTAAAGGTTACAGGCGTAAAATATTTAAAATCGCTTTTCCCCGTCGAGCTTTCTGTGGTAGATATCGATGGGATGGAGGGCATCTACGTTCCGGGCGCTATTGCCAGGGATGTTGCCAAAGCGTCCACGGAACGGGCCATACAGGATATCGGCTTTGGAAGTATGAGCGATAATATCGGGATACAGGCAGCAGGCGCGGGCGTGGAAGCCGCAAAATCGCTGTTCAGTAAAAAGGTAAAACTGATCAAAGTAACGGTAAAAGCAGGTTACAGGGTATTACTGCGTGACGAAAAACAAAAAATGGAGAACCAATAA
- a CDS encoding site-specific DNA-methyltransferase, whose translation MMEINRKGDRKTELWDRIIEGDCLEVMERIEDASVDLILCDLPYGVTNNRWDTIIDMKRLWGHYKRVIKPRGVIALTGQHAFTARLIMSNLAWFKYKIVWIKSKAGNFLNANKQPLRRHEDICIFYNKQPLYQPQKTEGIPYDKGIRQDNASGSYGNFKEFPVKNTDGKRYPTDVLCFEEEDIADWVYTSVASDTDGVYHPTQKPVSLGRWLIRTFTCPGGLVLDNACGSGSFPVAAILEGRHFIGIEKNDRSFHMGKRVDYIAICLKRIKDAWMQVKQADLFNNEPF comes from the coding sequence ATGATGGAAATTAACAGGAAGGGGGATCGGAAAACGGAATTATGGGATCGGATAATTGAAGGGGATTGCCTGGAAGTAATGGAGCGTATAGAAGATGCCAGTGTTGACCTGATCCTCTGTGACCTTCCTTATGGGGTAACCAATAACCGTTGGGATACTATCATTGACATGAAAAGGTTGTGGGGGCATTATAAGAGGGTCATTAAGCCACGTGGTGTGATAGCATTAACTGGACAACATGCATTTACTGCAAGGCTCATCATGAGCAACCTTGCCTGGTTTAAGTATAAGATTGTATGGATTAAATCAAAGGCAGGGAACTTTCTGAATGCTAATAAACAACCGTTACGCCGACATGAGGATATCTGTATTTTTTATAACAAACAGCCTTTATATCAACCACAAAAAACCGAGGGAATACCATATGACAAAGGTATCCGGCAAGATAATGCATCAGGAAGCTATGGCAATTTCAAGGAGTTCCCGGTTAAAAATACCGACGGTAAAAGATACCCAACGGATGTGCTGTGTTTTGAAGAGGAGGACATTGCAGACTGGGTATATACAAGTGTTGCATCAGACACCGATGGCGTCTATCATCCCACCCAAAAGCCTGTTTCATTGGGCAGGTGGCTGATCCGGACATTTACCTGTCCCGGTGGTCTTGTACTGGATAATGCCTGTGGTAGTGGCAGTTTTCCGGTAGCTGCAATACTGGAAGGACGGCACTTTATCGGCATTGAAAAAAATGACAGGTCTTTTCACATGGGAAAACGGGTGGATTATATAGCTATCTGCCTTAAAAGGATAAAGGATGCCTGGATGCAGGTGAAACAAGCGGATTTATTTAACAACGAACCATTTTAA
- the traK gene encoding conjugative transposon protein TraK has protein sequence MFTKTKNIDTAFRQIRSFTIAVIAAYTLVCGYCIYNSYTIIKVMQAKVYVLANGKALEAYASERKDNIPIEAKDHISTFHQCFFTLAPDDKLIQATITKALYLADETAKRQYDNLKEQNYYSNIISGNVSQSITTDSIIVNTDVYPFAFRFFGRQEITRATTVTMRSLITEGFLRNVPRSENNSHGFLIEGWHTLENNDLSIKNR, from the coding sequence ATGTTTACTAAAACAAAAAACATAGATACGGCCTTCCGCCAGATCAGGTCATTTACCATTGCCGTTATAGCAGCATACACATTAGTTTGCGGCTATTGCATCTACAATAGCTATACAATCATTAAAGTGATGCAGGCCAAAGTTTACGTGCTGGCAAACGGTAAGGCCCTGGAGGCTTATGCCTCAGAGCGAAAGGACAATATCCCTATAGAAGCGAAGGATCACATCAGCACCTTCCATCAGTGTTTTTTCACTTTGGCGCCGGATGATAAGCTCATACAGGCCACCATTACAAAAGCGCTCTACCTGGCCGATGAGACTGCAAAAAGGCAGTACGATAACCTGAAGGAACAGAACTATTACAGCAATATCATTTCCGGTAATGTCAGCCAATCCATCACCACAGATAGCATTATTGTAAACACCGATGTTTATCCCTTTGCCTTCCGCTTTTTTGGCAGGCAGGAGATCACAAGGGCCACCACCGTTACCATGCGGAGTTTGATAACAGAAGGCTTTTTAAGAAATGTCCCCAGGAGTGAGAACAACTCACATGGTTTCCTGATCGAAGGTTGGCATACTTTAGAAAACAATGATTTAAGTATTAAAAACAGATAG
- the traJ gene encoding conjugative transposon protein TraJ, with translation MSKWRGIILWMIVGMVLPLSGQAQGMAKNIKSMQSVLEQLYNEMMPKCDKLIGVGSGIAGFAALFYIASRIWRHIANAEPVDFYPLFRPFVLGFCILNFPMVIAMINGVMKPTVTGTAAMMEDSNKAIELLLAEKERLVKQSAIYQMYVGQTGSGDKDKWLKYTQGLKDTDPAPDEGFLAGLGSDISFAMAKASYNFRNSVKQWMSEVLNVLYEAAALCINTLRTFQLIVLAILGPLVFGIAVFDGFQHTLTAWLAKYLNIYLWLPVANIFGSIIGTIQENMLHIDNSQIAQHGDTFFSPSDTGYLIFMIIAIVGYFTVPSVAGFIVNSGGGGAMGQKVTSMLSSSTSMATGRMAQGVSNIGDLKKNFNEGYSGKDGGSGLSGAVGRGIGGTSAYMASKLSGNNGKDNSDGKTS, from the coding sequence ATGAGCAAGTGGAGAGGAATCATCCTATGGATGATAGTGGGGATGGTATTGCCCTTATCAGGTCAGGCACAGGGCATGGCAAAAAATATTAAAAGCATGCAAAGCGTGTTGGAGCAGTTGTACAATGAGATGATGCCCAAATGCGATAAACTTATTGGTGTAGGTAGTGGCATAGCAGGCTTTGCAGCCCTGTTTTATATTGCTTCCAGGATATGGCGCCATATTGCCAATGCTGAGCCGGTGGATTTCTATCCCTTGTTCCGGCCATTTGTGCTGGGCTTCTGTATCCTAAATTTCCCAATGGTGATTGCAATGATCAATGGGGTAATGAAGCCCACCGTTACCGGAACAGCGGCGATGATGGAAGATTCCAACAAGGCCATCGAACTCCTGCTAGCGGAAAAAGAAAGGCTGGTAAAGCAAAGCGCTATTTACCAAATGTATGTTGGCCAGACCGGTAGCGGCGATAAGGACAAATGGCTGAAATATACCCAGGGCTTAAAGGATACAGACCCTGCACCCGACGAGGGTTTCCTGGCAGGGCTGGGCAGCGACATCTCTTTTGCGATGGCAAAGGCATCTTACAATTTCCGCAATAGCGTCAAGCAGTGGATGAGCGAAGTACTCAATGTGCTTTATGAGGCAGCGGCACTGTGTATCAATACGCTGAGGACTTTCCAATTGATTGTCCTTGCGATCCTTGGCCCGCTGGTCTTTGGTATTGCCGTCTTTGATGGCTTCCAGCATACACTCACAGCATGGCTTGCCAAATACCTGAACATCTATTTATGGTTGCCTGTGGCCAATATCTTCGGCTCAATCATCGGCACGATCCAGGAAAACATGCTCCATATCGATAACAGCCAGATTGCCCAGCATGGCGATACTTTTTTCAGCCCTTCGGATACAGGCTATCTCATTTTCATGATCATTGCCATTGTGGGTTATTTCACGGTGCCTTCCGTTGCCGGCTTTATTGTCAATTCCGGCGGTGGCGGTGCCATGGGACAAAAGGTAACCAGTATGCTGAGCAGCAGTACAAGCATGGCTACAGGAAGGATGGCACAGGGTGTTTCCAATATAGGTGACCTTAAAAAGAACTTTAATGAGGGCTATTCCGGAAAAGACGGAGGCAGTGGGTTAAGCGGAGCCGTCGGCAGGGGCATTGGCGGGACTTCAGCCTATATGGCCAGTAAGTTATCCGGCAATAATGGTAAAGATAATAGTGATGGTAAAACCTCTTAA
- a CDS encoding TerB family tellurite resistance protein, whose protein sequence is MKKIIFAMLLFLLGFGTLNVRAQSDEAIQLLLNVEKLTQFKQILSDMKKGYTVLSKGYKTIKDLSEGNFSMHKLFIDGLMEASPTVKKYYKVGRIIEYQIVLIKEYKNAYSRFKGSNLLNTSEIAYIGNVYSNLLNQSLRNLDELANVITSGKLEMNDDERLKAIDGIYDEMEDQLSFLRSFNNNTSLLTSQRYREKQEIERSKQLYNLP, encoded by the coding sequence ATGAAAAAGATAATTTTTGCAATGCTCCTGTTCCTATTGGGTTTCGGGACTTTAAATGTCCGGGCACAAAGTGATGAAGCCATCCAGCTGCTGTTAAATGTTGAAAAACTGACCCAGTTCAAACAGATCCTCAGCGATATGAAGAAAGGATACACGGTATTAAGCAAGGGATACAAAACCATCAAAGACCTGTCTGAAGGTAATTTCAGTATGCACAAGCTTTTTATTGATGGGCTTATGGAAGCAAGCCCTACGGTCAAAAAGTACTATAAGGTAGGCCGCATCATTGAATACCAGATCGTGCTTATCAAAGAATATAAAAATGCTTATTCAAGATTCAAGGGGAGCAACCTGCTTAACACGAGTGAAATAGCTTATATAGGTAATGTATATAGTAACCTGCTGAACCAAAGCCTGCGTAACCTCGATGAACTGGCCAATGTCATTACCTCCGGCAAGCTGGAGATGAACGATGACGAAAGGCTCAAAGCCATTGATGGTATCTATGATGAAATGGAAGATCAGCTCAGCTTCCTAAGAAGCTTTAACAACAACACATCGCTACTGACCAGCCAGCGTTACAGGGAGAAACAGGAAATAGAACGTAGCAAGCAATTGTATAACCTACCATAA
- a CDS encoding conjugal transfer protein TraI encodes MKKRIMIVIMMLVMLAPVKQTHAQIPILEIIKAGIKKVIRAVDLQIQRQQNKVIWLQNAQKVLENALSKLKLTEISEWTEKQKDLYKTYFEDLKKVKAVISYYQRIREVVEKQKLIVSEYQRAWALVRSDKHFTPSEIEYIGKVYSGILEHSVDNMEELYLVINSFRTQMTDAKRLEMIAGAALKVQQNYIDLRAFNADNSMLSLQRSKSQQEVDMVRKLYGIQ; translated from the coding sequence ATGAAAAAGCGAATCATGATTGTAATAATGATGCTGGTTATGCTGGCACCTGTAAAACAGACACATGCCCAGATACCCATACTGGAAATCATAAAGGCCGGTATAAAAAAAGTGATCCGCGCGGTTGACCTGCAAATCCAGCGGCAACAAAATAAGGTCATCTGGTTGCAGAACGCACAGAAAGTCCTTGAAAATGCACTATCCAAACTGAAGCTAACTGAAATCAGCGAATGGACCGAGAAGCAGAAAGACTTATACAAAACCTATTTCGAGGATTTAAAAAAGGTAAAGGCTGTGATCAGCTATTACCAAAGGATTCGGGAGGTGGTAGAAAAACAGAAACTTATTGTCAGCGAATATCAAAGGGCATGGGCACTGGTCAGGAGCGACAAGCATTTTACCCCATCTGAAATCGAATACATCGGAAAGGTCTATAGCGGCATATTGGAACATAGTGTGGATAATATGGAGGAACTCTACCTGGTCATTAATTCATTCCGTACACAAATGACTGACGCCAAACGATTGGAGATGATAGCTGGCGCTGCCCTAAAGGTGCAACAGAACTATATCGACCTAAGGGCTTTCAATGCCGATAATTCCATGCTGAGCTTGCAGCGCTCAAAGTCACAGCAGGAAGTGGACATGGTCAGGAAACTTTACGGTATACAGTAA
- a CDS encoding TraG family conjugative transposon ATPase produces MEKWIDDIMPILGIEHNCILSKQGDITVAYKATLPEIFTLSDHEYESFHQAWVKAIKLLPKHTVFHKQDWFAKKQYEPTKEEDTNFLAAASGQYFKGRVYLEHSCYIYLTKKPDGRKLSSSLFSNLLRKSIVPEQTIKADMLQRFIDSCGQFKKILEDSGLVKLERILDSGLGSGHRSKGVIEHYCNLAAQAKGLSVSDIEFRDSITVGSKQCQLYTLADVTDLPALCGSRINYEKFSTDRTKFSMGFASSLGQLLDCDHLYNQYIFIEDERQTIKKLESKKLRLQSLSAYSRENAISRDAVNDFLNETISEQRLPVKAHFNVLLWSEDKSELKELKNKVSSALAQMDAVAKEETAGAAQIFWAGIPGNAADFPINDTFDTFLEQATCFLNLEGEPLSVLPHQGIRFCDRLSSRPIYVDLFDRPRDSGVTSNMGTLVCGTSGGGKSMTVNHILHTLYRQSAHCLTVDIGGSYKSLVELVGGYYFTYEESNPIKFNPFFLPEGQELDTEKKESLKSLLVTLWKQENENFNRSEYVALSNAMSGYYEYLDQNKNVFACFNTFYEYLETIYVGVLKHHKVKDKDFDVDNFLYVLRPYYRGGEFDYLLNATEKLDLLGQQFVVFELDNIKDHPILFPVVTLIIMELFISKMRKLKGTRKVLAIDEAWSAIAKSGMAAFLKYAFKTIRKFNGVPIVITQELDDLISSPIIKDAIINNADIKILMDMKKFINKFDKLQDTLGLSEKAKTILLSVNKDDREIFIDLGGQVQKVYKNELCPEEYYAFTTEGKERVRVAEYAERYGSMEAGIAAMTKESNAKNKEEVK; encoded by the coding sequence ATGGAAAAGTGGATAGATGATATTATGCCCATACTGGGCATAGAGCATAACTGTATTTTAAGTAAACAGGGCGATATAACGGTTGCCTACAAAGCAACGCTGCCGGAGATTTTTACCTTATCGGATCATGAATACGAGTCCTTTCACCAGGCATGGGTAAAGGCCATCAAGTTACTGCCCAAACATACGGTGTTTCACAAACAGGATTGGTTTGCGAAAAAGCAATATGAACCTACCAAAGAAGAAGACACCAATTTTTTGGCCGCCGCATCAGGACAGTATTTTAAGGGCCGTGTTTACCTGGAACATAGTTGTTATATCTACCTGACTAAGAAGCCTGATGGCCGAAAACTAAGCAGTTCTTTATTTTCCAACCTGCTTCGAAAAAGTATTGTACCGGAACAGACTATTAAGGCAGATATGTTGCAACGGTTTATAGACAGTTGCGGGCAGTTCAAAAAAATATTGGAAGACTCTGGCCTCGTAAAGTTGGAGCGGATATTGGACAGCGGACTTGGCAGTGGGCATCGCAGCAAAGGGGTTATTGAACATTATTGCAACCTTGCAGCGCAAGCAAAAGGTTTATCGGTTAGTGACATAGAGTTTAGGGATAGCATTACCGTTGGATCAAAGCAATGCCAGTTATACACGTTAGCTGATGTCACGGATCTTCCGGCACTTTGTGGGAGCAGGATCAACTATGAAAAATTCAGTACCGACAGGACCAAGTTCAGCATGGGATTTGCCAGTTCACTCGGCCAACTCCTGGACTGCGACCATCTTTATAACCAATATATCTTTATCGAAGATGAGCGTCAGACCATCAAGAAACTCGAAAGCAAAAAGCTCAGGCTGCAATCACTCTCTGCTTATAGCAGGGAAAATGCAATTTCGCGTGATGCGGTCAATGATTTTTTAAATGAAACGATCAGCGAACAGCGGCTTCCGGTAAAAGCGCATTTTAATGTGCTGCTCTGGTCAGAAGATAAAAGCGAATTAAAAGAGCTGAAAAACAAAGTCAGTTCAGCACTTGCCCAGATGGATGCCGTGGCAAAGGAAGAAACGGCAGGAGCCGCACAGATATTCTGGGCAGGGATTCCGGGCAACGCAGCGGATTTTCCTATCAATGATACCTTCGATACCTTTCTGGAACAAGCTACCTGTTTTCTGAACCTCGAAGGTGAACCACTAAGTGTGCTTCCACACCAGGGTATCAGGTTCTGCGACCGGCTTTCATCAAGACCCATTTATGTGGATCTCTTTGACCGTCCACGTGATAGCGGAGTAACCAGTAATATGGGAACACTTGTTTGTGGTACCAGCGGTGGTGGCAAGTCGATGACGGTAAACCACATACTTCATACCCTTTACAGGCAAAGCGCCCATTGCCTGACAGTTGATATTGGAGGAAGCTACAAGAGCTTAGTTGAACTCGTAGGTGGCTATTATTTTACTTACGAGGAATCAAACCCTATAAAATTCAATCCTTTCTTTTTGCCTGAAGGCCAGGAGCTCGATACCGAAAAGAAAGAAAGCCTGAAAAGCTTACTTGTAACGCTCTGGAAACAGGAGAATGAGAATTTCAACCGCAGTGAATATGTCGCACTTTCCAACGCCATGAGTGGTTACTATGAATACCTTGATCAGAATAAAAACGTTTTCGCCTGCTTCAATACCTTTTATGAGTACCTGGAAACGATTTACGTTGGTGTTTTAAAGCACCATAAAGTAAAAGACAAGGATTTTGATGTCGACAACTTTTTATACGTGCTGCGTCCTTATTATAGAGGTGGAGAGTTCGATTACCTGCTCAATGCTACGGAAAAGCTTGACTTATTGGGTCAGCAGTTTGTGGTTTTTGAACTCGATAACATCAAAGACCATCCCATTTTGTTCCCGGTGGTGACGCTCATTATCATGGAACTCTTTATCTCCAAAATGCGCAAGTTAAAAGGCACCCGTAAGGTGCTGGCGATTGATGAGGCATGGTCTGCCATTGCAAAAAGTGGCATGGCAGCCTTTTTAAAGTATGCCTTTAAGACGATCCGAAAATTCAATGGCGTGCCTATCGTTATCACGCAGGAACTAGATGATCTGATCAGCTCACCAATTATCAAAGATGCCATTATTAATAATGCAGATATTAAAATCCTGATGGACATGAAAAAGTTCATCAACAAGTTTGATAAGCTTCAGGACACATTGGGACTTTCCGAGAAAGCCAAGACCATACTGCTTTCTGTCAACAAAGATGACCGTGAAATCTTCATTGACCTCGGCGGTCAGGTACAAAAGGTATATAAGAACGAGTTATGCCCCGAAGAATATTACGCCTTCACCACAGAGGGCAAGGAACGGGTAAGGGTTGCTGAATACGCAGAGCGGTATGGAAGTATGGAAGCCGGAATTGCGGCCATGACAAAGGAAAGTAACGCTAAAAATAAAGAGGAGGTAAAATGA
- a CDS encoding DUF4133 domain-containing protein has protein sequence MANSVYQINKGINRSIEFKGLRAQYIWYLGAGILLLLMVYATMYIIGLPSILCVIIIAIAASGLMVKVYALSNKYGEYGMMKAIAKRSIPRLVKCNSRKIFIY, from the coding sequence ATGGCAAACAGTGTATATCAAATCAACAAAGGCATTAACCGCAGCATTGAGTTTAAGGGGCTGCGCGCGCAATACATCTGGTATCTGGGCGCAGGCATTCTACTACTGCTCATGGTATATGCCACAATGTACATCATCGGGTTGCCATCCATTTTATGTGTGATCATTATTGCTATTGCAGCCAGCGGACTTATGGTCAAGGTATATGCACTCAGCAATAAATACGGGGAGTATGGCATGATGAAGGCGATTGCAAAACGGAGCATACCCAGGCTGGTCAAATGTAACAGCAGGAAAATATTTATCTATTAA